In Aerococcus loyolae, a genomic segment contains:
- a CDS encoding peptidylprolyl isomerase, which yields MNYLQLESNDQNPTATIKTTLGDIVLTLYPEVAPKTVKNFIELSQSGYYDGVIFHRVIPNFMIQGGDPTGTGRGGESIYGSAFEDEFSNQVFNFNGALSMANAGPNTNGSQFFIVSAQEVPQAMLDQMKALSWPEEVIEHYAQKGGIPWLDHKHTVFGQVVDGMDVVYQIEAVDRDSHDKPLEDVSIVTIDIEGLDQ from the coding sequence ATGAACTATCTACAACTGGAAAGCAATGATCAGAATCCTACCGCAACAATTAAAACTACTTTAGGGGATATTGTCCTCACTTTATATCCTGAAGTAGCGCCTAAGACAGTCAAAAATTTTATTGAGCTGAGCCAATCTGGATATTATGATGGTGTTATTTTCCACCGGGTCATTCCAAACTTTATGATTCAGGGTGGCGACCCCACCGGAACGGGTAGAGGGGGAGAAAGTATCTATGGGAGTGCATTTGAAGATGAATTTTCTAATCAAGTTTTCAACTTTAACGGTGCTCTTTCCATGGCTAATGCTGGGCCAAATACCAATGGTTCGCAATTCTTTATCGTCTCTGCTCAAGAAGTTCCCCAAGCTATGTTAGACCAGATGAAGGCACTATCCTGGCCCGAAGAAGTGATTGAGCATTATGCTCAAAAGGGAGGGATCCCTTGGCTCGATCATAAACATACGGTATTTGGTCAAGTAGTCGATGGGATGGATGTTGTCTATCAGATAGAAGCAGTCGATCGAGATAGCCATGATAAACCCTTAGAAGATGTCTCAATTGTTACGATTGACATTGAAGGCCTTGATCAGTAA
- a CDS encoding CvfD/Ygs/GSP13 family RNA-binding post-transcriptional regulator, with amino-acid sequence MERSENYRIGDVLNGTVTGIQSYGLFIKLDSHCHGLVHISEVDHGYVTNLEERFSIGDKVKVKIIDIDEYTKKISLSIRALKATNTPNFPARIKKPKRRHTPQIGFKTINKKMPEWIENSLADIHSGKIKDYRLEE; translated from the coding sequence ATGGAGCGTTCAGAAAACTATCGAATTGGCGATGTTCTTAATGGCACAGTGACTGGCATTCAATCCTATGGTTTATTCATCAAATTGGACTCCCATTGTCATGGTCTGGTCCATATTTCTGAAGTCGACCATGGATATGTCACAAATCTCGAAGAACGCTTTTCGATTGGTGATAAGGTCAAAGTAAAAATCATCGATATTGATGAATACACCAAGAAAATCAGTCTATCGATTCGGGCTCTTAAAGCAACCAACACCCCAAATTTTCCAGCGCGGATAAAGAAACCCAAGCGGCGTCATACACCACAAATAGGTTTTAAAACAATCAATAAAAAAATGCCTGAGTGGATTGAAAACTCATTAGCAGATATCCATTCAGGAAAGATTAAAGATTATCGATTGGAGGAATAA
- a CDS encoding glucose-6-phosphate isomerase has protein sequence MSTLTFDYSKTEHFIQDHELDYLQPFVNAADKMLREKTGQGADFTDWVTLPADYDKEEYARLKAAAKRIQADSDVLVVLGIGGSYLGAKAAIDFLSHQFINYFPADKRDYPQILFAGNSLSSTYLSELIEVIGDRDFSVNVISKSGTTTETAIAFRIFKQLLEDKYGKEAAKQRIYATTDKAKGALREEADKEGYETFIIPDGVGGRFTVLTPVGLLPIAVSGADTDALLEGAKQAMEDLSDADLKKNSAYQYAGLRNILHRKGYDTEILVNYEPKMQYFAEWWKQLFGESEGKDQKGIYPSSANFSTDLHSIGQSIQDGKRNLMETVIKVDTPERNIDIPRLESDLDGLSYLEGKDLDYVNTKAFQGTLLAHTDGRVPNFVIHLEKMDAYHLGYMIYFFELAVGMSGYLNGVNPFNQPGVEAYKKNMFALLGKPGFEDLADELNQRLD, from the coding sequence TTGTCTACATTAACTTTTGATTATTCAAAAACAGAACACTTTATTCAAGATCATGAATTAGATTATTTACAACCCTTTGTGAACGCAGCAGACAAGATGCTACGTGAAAAGACAGGACAGGGTGCTGATTTTACGGATTGGGTAACTCTTCCAGCCGACTATGACAAAGAAGAATACGCCCGCCTAAAAGCAGCTGCTAAACGCATTCAAGCTGACTCTGATGTTTTAGTGGTTCTTGGTATTGGGGGGTCCTATTTGGGAGCCAAAGCAGCCATTGACTTTTTAAGTCATCAATTCATTAACTATTTCCCAGCTGATAAAAGAGACTATCCCCAAATTTTATTTGCCGGGAACAGTTTAAGCTCCACTTATCTCAGTGAATTGATTGAAGTGATTGGTGACCGTGATTTTTCAGTTAACGTCATTAGTAAATCAGGGACTACCACTGAAACCGCCATTGCTTTTAGAATCTTCAAACAATTACTAGAAGATAAATATGGCAAAGAAGCAGCTAAACAACGGATTTATGCAACGACTGATAAAGCTAAAGGCGCTTTGCGAGAAGAAGCAGATAAAGAAGGTTATGAGACCTTTATTATACCTGATGGGGTCGGGGGACGTTTTACCGTTTTAACACCAGTGGGACTTTTGCCCATTGCGGTGAGCGGTGCTGACACAGATGCTCTCCTAGAAGGGGCTAAACAAGCCATGGAAGATCTATCAGACGCAGATTTAAAGAAAAATAGTGCCTACCAATATGCAGGCCTAAGAAATATCCTTCACCGTAAAGGCTATGACACAGAAATCTTAGTTAACTATGAACCAAAGATGCAATACTTTGCAGAATGGTGGAAACAATTATTCGGTGAATCTGAAGGAAAAGATCAAAAAGGAATTTATCCATCTTCTGCTAACTTCTCTACTGATTTGCATTCGATTGGCCAATCTATCCAAGACGGAAAACGGAACTTAATGGAAACAGTTATCAAAGTCGATACACCTGAAAGAAATATTGACATTCCACGATTAGAAAGTGACTTAGATGGCCTTTCTTACTTAGAAGGCAAGGACTTGGACTATGTAAATACCAAGGCATTTCAAGGAACCTTGTTAGCTCATACGGACGGTCGCGTTCCTAACTTTGTGATTCACCTTGAAAAAATGGATGCTTATCATTTAGGTTATATGATTTACTTCTTTGAATTGGCAGTAGGGATGAGTGGTTATCTCAACGGCGTTAATCCATTTAACCAACCTGGCGTAGAAGCATATAAGAAAAATATGTTTGCTTTACTCGGAAAACCAGGATTCGAAGATTTAGCGGATGAACTTAACCAACGCTTAGATTAA
- a CDS encoding IS30 family transposase, translating to MKHSNTKPRSYTHLSAEKRGIIQAMHQEGHKQKEIADAVGVNQCTISRELKRGKTRQMNYDHTYVDVYLAETGSRVYKDNRSNSKARGALYGKSNFIKAFEEALLTPKEDRIFSVDTFIHDYRRKHPLERVPCTKTMYKYINLGLLNVRNIDLPMKTRIRPRKQPSEPRGTNKKVFGKSIDQRCPDVLSREEFGHWELDLVIGKKTKGEPCLITLVERKTRKFLTKKTWKWDADSIVKSVKKVILKEGQACFKTLTTDNGSEFSKLSQLEYALKDLEVFFAHAYSAWEKGSNERHNRMLREFLPKGTSFKKLTYQELAHYTNTINNRFRKVLDYQTPNDCYNLEVAKLQETLKEAG from the coding sequence ATGAAACATTCTAACACGAAACCTAGATCATATACACACCTTTCTGCAGAAAAACGCGGAATTATCCAAGCAATGCACCAAGAAGGACATAAACAGAAAGAGATTGCTGACGCCGTTGGCGTCAATCAATGCACCATATCTCGTGAACTAAAACGTGGAAAAACACGTCAAATGAACTATGATCATACCTACGTTGATGTCTATCTTGCAGAAACTGGCTCGCGTGTTTATAAAGATAATCGGTCAAATTCTAAAGCCAGAGGCGCTTTGTATGGAAAATCTAACTTCATTAAAGCCTTTGAGGAAGCCTTACTGACACCTAAAGAAGACCGTATTTTCAGTGTTGATACGTTTATTCATGATTACCGCAGAAAACACCCTTTAGAAAGAGTTCCTTGCACCAAAACCATGTATAAATATATCAATCTTGGTTTATTAAATGTGAGGAATATTGATCTTCCTATGAAAACAAGGATTCGTCCAAGAAAACAACCTAGTGAACCGCGTGGGACGAATAAAAAGGTATTTGGAAAAAGCATTGATCAGCGATGCCCAGACGTCCTTTCAAGAGAAGAATTTGGTCACTGGGAGCTTGACCTCGTGATAGGAAAGAAGACTAAAGGAGAGCCATGTCTTATTACTCTAGTTGAACGGAAAACGCGAAAATTCCTCACCAAGAAGACTTGGAAGTGGGATGCAGATTCCATTGTAAAATCGGTTAAAAAGGTGATTCTTAAAGAGGGTCAAGCGTGTTTTAAAACCTTAACGACCGATAACGGCAGTGAATTTTCTAAACTATCTCAGCTTGAGTATGCTCTGAAGGATTTGGAAGTCTTTTTCGCCCATGCCTATTCAGCTTGGGAAAAAGGCAGTAATGAGAGACATAATCGCATGTTAAGAGAATTCTTGCCCAAAGGGACAAGCTTTAAAAAGCTGACATACCAGGAACTCGCACACTATACGAATACAATAAATAATCGCTTTAGAAAGGTCTTAGATTATCAAACCCCTAACGACTGTTATAACCTAGAAGTTGCGAAACTTCAGGAAACGCTTAAAGAAGCAGGCTAA